ttcatgtggtcatctttagtttttgagatatggggccctaaaaatacattttctttataattggatttcaaacatcgggctcgaaaacaacaaaggcccctaccctgcatgggggctaaaattttcagtgtcatctactagtggtataacactatcactgtgaaaatatgattAAGTGGTCATTTCTAGAATATGAGATTCGGAtccccacttatagaacactattcaatcattataatggtgttttaaacatcgggccctgaaacatcaaTGGCCCCAACCCTGAgtgctgaaattttcagagtcatctaaaagtggtaaaccactgccactatgaaaatatggtgatatggtcatctctagtttatgaaacattggaccctaaagaatatgaactataatcattataatatgattttaaaaatcgggctctgaaacattggaaacaaaatctctttaaaacagaggtttagcctggatgaaattttcaaaaacagacagacagtctgatagatttatcaaaaaatatttaaaacattctcGCTTAGTACAaattcagaacacagaattttgcatataagtgtatacatgtaacttgtaaaaccaagtattttttttttcaattaattaccttaattaagttttatgtgtaattccattacacacatgttcaattttcagcatagtctataaaaatgataaatcggcaaaacgaaacttagcCTTTATAGATGAATgcagttgtacatgtatgccacctgggagtgtagaaacataaattttaatccttactggatttccatcaatatttttttataaaatctgaaccaaaaacgtgagggagaaaccctactatgagggaaaagctactatataacaccggtttGCATATGAGAGTTGATTAACAAATCAACTTCCCAAAACGAACAAAGATGTCaacagaaattattttattatcataaataagcataataataaacattatGCTTGTAGCATTCTGCAACAATTCGGCTCTCGCTTTATCCTTTTGACAACGAGCCTTTGATTCATCAATAAACAGTTTGCATTCAGTTCGTTACATAGCACATAATTataagaacatttttttctgaaaatgttaaaattacacatcaatTTTCactgagggttttttttttttggttaccaTTCCAGAAAAATGAAACACGTAGGCTTATTCAAGATCTTGCAATTTCTGTCGAGGGCTGGGAGATTCCGGCATTAATACGCATGTGCATAGGTAGGTAAGTTGGTAAGTAGGTAACTTTCTTAACTATACAAGAATAGTCAATAGTAAACTGATTCTGCATGCACATACTTTCGCCATATAATATCATCTCTCGCCCTATAATATCAACAGTCTGTAGGACCAGCTAACAGGTTTTAGGGTCGACTCCGAGATAGGTTTGAACTATTCCCGAGAACTCATCCAGAGCGGCTACTCTATGTTCGGCAGTACAGGTGATCCCAAAATCCAATCGTATTGTCTCCAAGACACAATCAACAGCAGATAAAATGAAGCTAtaaagcagagagagagagagaatatatgaTCAAGCAAGCATATGCAAAGAAAgcttaagaaaaaaacaaaaaattatgttaaattGCGGGGAAAATTTTGCGATTTTTCCCCATACAACTAAAATACACCACACTCACCTGCATTTAACCTCATCCGAAGCAGATATGACTGCTGCTAATTGTGTAGTCGAGGCAATGGGAGAGCAATGTTGAGGAAAGATAGGTAGAGTTTGTACATGGGTTTACTTGGAGATAAAACACAACGATTTAACACAACGTGGAATATTGTAagatatatttattaagaaaataaatttgtgtGAATATTAAAGTATGAATAACATTTTGGCAGTGCAAGAGAAACTTACTGGTTGTTGTCACCGGTGTTGTTGATTTTATCATCGTTGTCACCATTGTTGTTGTCATTGTTGTTGTCATCGGTGaagttgtttttgttgttaatgTGTTTGCTCCTGACAATGTTGTCCTTGCAGATGTTTTTGGGGTCGTCGAGATGTTGGCCGACATATCACATGTTCTTGGATCAATACTGAGATAGGATAGAGCTAATTCCTCGATCTCGTATAGGGCAACTATTTTCTGTTTGTCGGAACATGTGATACCAATATCTGATCGTACTCCTTCCAAGACACAGGCAACGATCGaagaaatatatctagaaaaaaaGGACAAAACATATCATAAGGGTTTGGTTTTAATATCGACATATTTAATTACCTCGTCCTTTTTTAGTGATATTGCGGAAAACTGAATTTAACATAATACTCACTTGCATTTGACCTCATCTAATGCATTTTTGACCTCTGCTAATTTATTTGAGTCGGCAATACAGCTTGATTGCGATAAAATCGAGGATAGATATGTAGAATTCATACATGGATTTACTGAAAAATACCAATAGAATATCTAAGACTGAGTGTAAGGACAGTTTTTGTATTGTGAAAGATCAATCAATGAAACATAAACCTGAATCTTCAGTGCAAGAGATACTGACTGGCTGCTGTATCTGTTTTTGTCGTTGAACTTGTTGTTGTAGGAGATTTTGCTGATAATTGCGATGCCGTCGTTGATGGTGATGTTGTGGTTGTTGGTTGCTGTTTTGTTGTAGATGGTTCTCTTTCACCAGAACACGCATAAAATTGATTATTCATAggttatttatcatttttgtaactcttaatttacatatacatactgGGATAGGTGTCACTTAAAGTggaaataaatatcattatttgAAGACATACGCGAAAGAAagaacatattttttaacaaaccgTTGACGTCACGTTTTCAAATTAGTAATAtagatttaagaaatgaacataataatttttctattaatcgaagtatcaaagaaaaaatttaccggaaaacttcatcaatgcgcgtagctttccggtcatttttttctaaaatagtataaaataggaaaacttcatcaaaagTTTTCCagtcaactttttttttatacgtcgatggatagaaaaaatattatcttcatttcttatcattaaataaaatattttcaaatcgaAAAATGTGAAgtttcattgatcaaaaatgtaaataatgtaaatgaagcggcgcgtatgaatacaaaacaacaacattcaaaatggatgcgccttcagctgatgcagagctattgagctgaatttaatggattaaacacaaatagtgagttaaaatctgaaccggctgaattgaaaacgaaagaaaatacatgcgatagcttgtgatattattcactgttcatgtgagatcgctggaatatgcaactggacataaccatcccaGGGGAgtgatcgtggacgaaaatagttgaTTTGTCGACAAAgtatagtatgtataagcggcttttgtaaacgttgtggtaactagatagccagtgatgtacttaaatggtatatctgcctcttggaatgcgccgaaggagttgatacattactcatagcttttctttacgatgcttattctgacgcgaagcggtttataaaaaaccgtaaactgtttcaaaccattttttatcgtataaaactaataaatatactgaattcattgcttataatttaattttttactcttcattgcagataaaaacggtcatttgacctttgaAATGACGTAAAATgtacaaaggactatatatgataagggcctaaaatggccccctaaaatgaacatcatcattttactgtaattctttgttttttctttgtacagatatatatgtgatgttttaacattatgttcattttgattcaagtgcccacaatttagaaatatggtATCATGAAGACAgacttttcccgccatttttacgtttttaacataaaacagcttgttttcaagaagtttttctttcagaaaacatagagcgcatgcttgaacaaacaaaatattttaatcagagatgtaactagccaagactaataactgacaaaaaaattttccttgttcaagcatgcgctctatatttcccatttgtTAAAAGGTaggaaaaatgtcaatttctgactgattttgattgaattatagaaatacagtacaggcaacgcggatcccgtattggcccgcgttaccgtcacggtatttttatcgttcccgcgatacaccatcgcggtttttGATCGCGGTATGGATTGCGACCGTGATGAAACCGCGACGGTGTGATTTACCTTTATTCCTGCTGCTGCTTGTTGTTGTTACTTTACCTGTACTGTACCTGTACATTACAGGCAATGCGGGACGCGTAAATCCACGTCAAATATGCGACTTCAGATTTAAGCATAacagctgcattgtaaataaattgtggtctatattattataaaattaataaattatatttatgaaatagaatttcatgaaatcgGAAACTACATTCGAATTACAACATTACATGATTATTATGCTGTTAAATTTTGTgatgtgtaaataagaacacatatctttgtatttgacgtgcttatttcagttattatttcttttagttgataatcctgtttttataacaatcttaaaattaaatattttcataagatgaactcgtatcaatgcagagcaatttcatcttctcattttataagttgacacggatagcgccgtaaactgtcaatacatgacttgtgtatgttttaaattgagaaatgaacaaatgtcggGAACAACTAAGAAAtctatttttccattcaataataaaattatcattcatataaaagaccttgtaagaaatgaatggaacatgcttaaaataccgggttggtaattttataggaaggcctaaattttaatcatttgctcatcattagttgacacgcatggacttcaaaacaaacaatacaaatgtaggcagaccaattaattgttaagaaaacacaatcacactgcgtacacatttattattgtattggcaattaaaatcatttcatgataatttttaatttaacgaccttcttaaaatatgataatggattcgaaaatattttatttgtaatcgctgcacaagtattaaattaaatacttttataatttatttaatagctttgaaataaaaaaaatagtaaaaaagactccaaatatttcgtttataatctctgtcaaaatctggttaaatatcgtcatttaatataaagaaacattcaatttatttgtcattcggggagataactcccgcttgtatatgatacttttccatcgataattttaccgtggcggggacaggtagatgatgagtttaccgtgatgggaacgcggtatacctgtctcacctggccgatcacctcgatgtgtttataccgtgacggggcgcgggaaacacgggatccgcgttgcctgtactgtagcgtcacttctgacgccatatactgcaagtgagtgcaaataaatcaaataaataggttaaaaatattattttatatcaactcctctaaaatataacataacattttaatgTTACCGAAACACTATGAATAATGGCGTATTATGGGAGCCAAATTCAACTcctatcatatatagttctttagtacattttttttacgtttttgacgttaacCTTACTATGACGTaagcaacattctttatatgatatagaataatttttagccaatcagaaagcgcgttacaaatAGAATTAAATTATGTACCAATAAAATACACTACCAGTATTAGTATTACGCCTGTGTTTACCACTAAAATACCAGATGAGCATGAGACGCCTTTATTAACCATTAAAATACCAGATAAATGTGACGCCTATATCAACCATTGGAATACCAGATAAACGTGACGCCTGTGTTTACCACTCAAATACCAGATGAATGTGACGCCTATATTTACCATTGAAATACCAGATGAATGTGACGCCTATATTTACCATTGAAATACCAGATGAATGTGACGCCCATTTTAACCATTATTATACCAGATAAATGTGACGCCCATATCAACCATTGGAATACCAGATAAACGTGACGCCTACATTTACCACTCAAATACCAGATGAATGTGACGCCTATATTTACCATTGAAATACCAGATGAATGTGACGCCTATATTTACCATTGAAATACCAGATGAATGTGACGCCTATATTTACCATTGAAATACCAGATGAGCGTGACGCCTATGACTATGACCAGCGTGGTGATCAGGATAAGAAGAATATAGGTCCGGCGTTGGAAACATGCTCTCTTTGGTGAGGCATTGGTCACGTTGGAATAACCTGGGAAATGGtgaatcaatatatatatatatatatatatatatatatatatatatatatatatatatatatatatatatatatatatatatatatatatatacataaagcacataAATggtacatgaagaaaaaaaatatgaatgtgcttaaatgtttttaaaccaaagacaGAGCAGGTCATTCTACCAAGTAGTGGGATTCACTGACAACTGATTATTATTGTATGAataactttttctttttatatagatattttaaaaaatgtttgattataAATTCATTCAGTTTTTTTATTCTAACCATCTTTCATAACTTCCATAACTTTAAGgggttcttttttattattaaaaatctaATGACAGAATTATGTATAACACAATGAAGTGTTTTATCACTGTAGACACATTTataaaaatcgatttttattttatttttcctctAAAGCTTAAAGAGAAGTTTTACTTAATACTGAACAACAACTTTATGTTACTCTCAATGTATTAAATCGAGAATACAAAACTTACAATATGACATACTAATAAAAGGTTACAAATTGAGAAAATAAAGcattaaagatgaaaaaaaaattataatcttATGAATGAACTTACCATTAAATGACGATTTTTTACTGGGGGAGGATGGGTAGACCGGAACAACGTCCTCCAGGGCGAACTTCTCGTTGTCGTGAGACCTGCCTATTTGTCCCTCAACGTCCTCCACGAGTATGATTTGACTGTACGCAGCCTCGTGCGTCTCTGACTCAGTAATACTTTGGGATGGAGACCCGTCCTCCTCACTGACGGCAGAGACCTCGTTCTGAGAGTCTCGCGCTGAATGCCGGTCCTTTTGTGTTAATGTGTCGTAGTTAGTGGAAGCTGGCCTTGCCCCCAGGGTTTCGTATCCCACAAACTCATTCTTGTCCTCAAACACATGGGTAGCAGCACTATCACCAAACTCTGGGTGAGGATACAGAAATGTTAGGTCAAAAAGTTTCTAGAATATATGATACCTGTGTATTTTGCTTCAAttcaatttgacctttttgcactaaaTATGCATTTTCTTCCTGCAAGGTCATCATTTGCCAATTTTTCTAACCAAGTAGAAAACTATTATGCAATATGATCAGATTGAAGATGGTaattaaaaagcatttttttataaagttgcataatctttctttgaaataaaaaattctcaATATTTAATATCCAACGCACTTCGTCGAGGTATTTAACCAGGGAGTttatgaaatgttaaaaaatatacagatcAGTGATGTCAATAGATATAGGACTTTAAACGTACATTTCTTGTAAATCTAGGTTAAAAGGTTGATTTTTAGGTCACATCAGTCACTCAGATGACCTAATGCTATCGGTCTTTGTCCATCGTCGTAAGACGTGCGTCTGTGCGTCGTGCATCaacaattttacttttataacttcttgaaaatgtttgtataaagCACCTTTCTgataagaggaatctaaattgcaAAATCCATTACTTTACCACATCCGGGGACTCATAGGCGGGACCAATtatgcaaaaaagccaaattttcatcTACTCCCAAAGAGAAAAATCAAATGCTGGCATAAGGAATAAGGTcaattaattagttaaaatatgttaatttgtacaaaatttaaacgtaacgtcaagccgATTTTACGTTTCGCAAGCGCGTCGTATTGTGACGTGGGCAAGTTATGttattaagaaatgaagataataatttttctattgatcgacgtatcaaagaaaaaattgaccggaaaacttcatcaatgcgcgtagcgcattgatgaaaaagttttccggtcaattttttctttgatacgtcgatcaatagaaaaattattatcttcatttcttatcatttaataaaacattttcaaataaaaaaatgtaaagtgtcattgatcaaaaatgtaaataatgtaaatgaagcggcgcgtatgaatacaaaacaacaacagcaacaatagattcaaaatggatgcgcctccagctgatgcagagctattgagctgaatttaatggattaaacacaaatagtgagttaaaatctgaactgGCCGAATTGAAAACGataggaaaatacatgcgatagcttgtgatattattcactgtgcagaaaaactcgtaataaaactacatgtagttttcatgtgagatcgctggaatatgcaactggacataaccatccaaggagaggcgatcgtggacgaaaatagttgatatgtcaacaaagaatagtatgtataagcgacttttgtaaacgttgtggtaactagatagccagtgatgtacttaaatggtatatctgccgcttggaatgcgccgaaggagttgatgcattgctcatagcttttctttacgatgCTTATTCTAATGACCGATCATGTAACGTTAcgtgtgtaaattaaaaattatcgttaccaaatttgaacagcagtgttaccgtgaaagtgtataGGCCTGTATGTTCattataatattcctggaaaaggaacagccagcctcgctgtaagtattgattgatctcaagcagacgaaatcgtgagaagacgcttaattttctattttgtgaatcaaataatgtgttttgtatatttttgaaggttaaactttcaagtttttatgtttataaagttgtattttgtttgctgacaataaaacagacacaactttacattttgttgactgtttattttggaaattcccgttctataaatagtgttagatcagaacagttgagaaaagtagatccggctaaaattttattgatacaggtatcaaagaaatttttcgaccaatcagaagcgccgatatctcatcaaacgaataaatattaaatgattacgATATATATGGAtttgtttagccaatcaaatgaggcgttacattcagaattaaatgaataaataaagatatcaaCAATTCTGATCGGTTttttcacccctgcgaatgtgttcggaatgttttctttatcattgttaagtatgtaataaatccagaggtgctcgaataaaagttcacgagacttcaccgagatttgttcagttcctgtgaaatttcgagcggaagtataagtgttcggacaatattctaaaaatacgtaagtactggtcgtttttcatatcatatcctactttgattcaTGTTAAAActatcttttaagatgtatatcTTATTTCACCATACagcggttatttatattaaacgataatgttcagaaaagagttatcgtttgtgttcaaccacgtgtagagtggttgaaaatataaacgttgggttgcttaataaaatcatagccatgtttgatgcttgttgtTTGCAATAccgtgtttttaaaaaaaatattgggtgtctgttttgcataaaagcTTAgcatatcgagccattttcaagaaatattctgcataaaatagtatagtctgttgcattattgataatattactaggtcaggcgcggatcgaaaataaaTCCTCAGAGGGGatctctactaagcatgttaagtgttgcaacagcagacaaaaactat
This is a stretch of genomic DNA from Crassostrea angulata isolate pt1a10 chromosome 4, ASM2561291v2, whole genome shotgun sequence. It encodes these proteins:
- the LOC128181658 gene encoding uncharacterized protein LOC128181658 — translated: MTQLKCFTSVEFGDSAATHVFEDKNEFVGYETLGARPASTNYDTLTQKDRHSARDSQNEVSAVSEEDGSPSQSITESETHEAAYSQIILVEDVEGQIGRSHDNEKFALEDVVPVYPSSPSKKSSFNGYSNVTNASPKRACFQRRTYILLILITTLVIVIGVTLIWYFNGKYRRHIHLVFQW